The sequence CCAAGGTCAAATCCTTCATCCAGATTCCGCTGCTCTACCCCAAGGTCGCCGTCATGGACCCGGCCCTGACCGTGAGCGTACCCAAGAACCAGACCGCCTACGGCGTCTGCGACCTGATCACCCACCTGACCGAGTCCTACCTGAACGGCGCGGACAACACCCCCATCCAGGACCGTCTGGCAGAGGGCGTCATCCTGACCGCCATGGAGTGGGGCCCCAAGGCCATCGCCGACGGCAACGACGTGGAAGCGCGCTCCCAGATCATGTGGGCCGCCACCGTGGCACTCATCGGCTGGGCCCAGATCGGCACCAACGCCCCCTACCCGGTGCACATGATGGAACACACCGTGTCCGCCTACCACGACATCACCCACGCGGCGGGGCTGGCCATCATCAACCCGGCCTGGATGCGCTTCTCGGCCAAGTCCAATACCGCCAAGTACGTCCAGTTCGCCGAGCGCGTCTTCGGCCTGAAGGCCAAGTCCGCCGACGACCTCGACTGCGCACTCAAGGGAATCGACCTGTTCGAGGAGTTCCTGCGCTCCATCGACTGCCCGACCCGCTTCTCCGAGCTGGGCATCGACGACAAGCTGTTCGAGACCTACGCCAAGGACACGCTGAAGATCGTCAACGACGGCCAAGGCAACCTGCCGGGCATCCCGCCCCTGAGCGTGGACGACATGGTCGCGATCTTCCGTTCGGCCCTGTAGGCGAAAAGAATAACGTACTTTCCATTAGAGGGAGGCCACAATGAAATTTACTGCCCTTGTGACCAAGACGATGAAAACCGCGCTGTCCGTGCTGACCCTGGTGCTGGCGGCCAACCTTGCATATGCGGAGGAAGATATGACCTGGGACAAGACATTCAAACTGAGCGACAAAGTCATTCATGAAAAGGTTTCGTACCCCAACCGGTACGGCATCACCCTGTCCGCGGACATGTACATGCCCAAGGATATGGACAAATCCAAGAAATACCCGGCGCTGGTCGTAGGCACCCCCTACGGCGGCGTCAAGGAACAGGGCGCGGGCATCTACGCCCAGACCATGGCCGAACGCGGCTTCGTGGCCATCGCCTTTGACGAATCCTTCAACGGCGAAAGCGGCGGCGAGCCCCGCCACATCTCGTCCCCCGAGATCTTCTCCGAAGACTTCAGCGCGGGCGTGGATTTCCTGGGCACCCGTCCCTTCGTGGACCGGGAACGAATCGGCGCCATCGGCATCTGCGGCAGCGGCGGGTTCTCCCTCAAGGCCGCGCAGGTCGACCAGCGCATCAAGGCCGTGGCCACCGCGTCCATGTACGACATGAGCCGCGTGATCCGTAACGGCTGGGAAGATTCCATGACCGACGAGGAACGCACCAAGACTCTCACCGAGCTCGGCGAACAGCGTTGGAAGGACTTCGAGAACGGCACCCCCATGCTGCCCGAAGGCTTCCCCTCCGAAGCCGTCGATTCCATTCCCGAGGGACTGGACCCGATCAGCAGCGAGTTCTGGGAATACTACGCCATGCCGCGCGGCCATCATCCGCGCTCTCACGGCCCGTTCACCGCGACCAGCAACATGGCCTTCACGAACTTCCCGCTGCTCAACTACATCGACACCATCTCGCCCCGTCCGATCCTGTTCATCATGGGTGAGAATGCGCACTCCCGGTACTTCACCGAGGATGCCTACAAGGCGGCCAAGGAACCCAAGGAGCTGGTCATTGTCCCCGGCGCACGGCACATCGACCTGTACGACCGCACGGACATGATCCCGTTCGACAAGCTCGAGGACTTCTTCACCAAGGCCCTGTAGCAAAAGAATACAATGAAGCCCGCCGCCAACCCGGCGGCGGGCGTTCAAGGAAGAACCGCAATGACGACACAACGACATGGACCGCACCCGGAAGCCCGGGCCTTGCCTCCCGGCTGGCACCACGCCCCCTTCCTGCCCCATTCCGTCGCCCGGACGGCTCTTCCCGACAGCGGTTCGCATACCGCTGTCGCGGCTTTTTGACAGGATGGACATTGCCCCCTGAGGTCCATGATCGACTGACGGCAACGGCTTTTCAGACAAGCAGAAATATTCACGGGAAACAGATGGACATGGAACTCAAACAACTTTTGGAACTCTTCGACAACGGCCTGCCCATCGAGGCCGGGTCGGACGCCCACTCACTGCTGGTGCATTACAGCAACGAAGCCATGCGCATCACGGCGGAGCTGAACAACAGCTACCAGACGCCCGAGCAGGTTCGCTCGCTCATGACCGCTCTTACCGGCCGCGAAGTGGATGAAACCTTCATGCTGTTTCCCCCGTTCTACAGCGACTTCGGCAAGAACATCCGCATCGGCAAGAACGTGTTCATCAACGCCTGCTGCAATTTCCAGGACCAGGGCGGCATCACCATCAAGGACGGCGCGCTCATCGGCCATCGCGTGGTCATGGCCACCGTGAACCACGGCTTCGCTCCGGAAAAACGGCAGCTCAACTACCCCGCGCCCATCGTCATCGGCAAAAACGTCTGGGTCGGCTCCAGCGCGACCATCCTCCAGGGGGTCACGATCGGGGACGACGCCATCGTGGCCGCCGGGGCCGTGGTCACCAGGGACGTGGCCCCGGGTACCATCGTGGGTGGTGTCCCGGCCCGGTTCATCAAGACCGTGGACGAGGCGGAAAACGAACATCAGCGACATTTCGAGTAAAAAATCAAAGGCGCTCTCCGACAAAGAGGGAATCGGAGAGACCGGAAAACCGGACGGGAAAATCCCGCGGATTTCCGTAACCGACATAAACAGAGAGGATGTCATCATGAGTAAGATCAAAGTTGGATTCATCGGCCTGAACCCCGACAGCCATTGGGCTTCCACCGCGCATATCCCCGCACTCAAGTCCCTAGCCGACGACTTCGAGGTCGTGGGCGTGGCCAACTCCACCGAGGAGAGCTCCAAGCGGACCGCCGAGGCGCTCAACCTGAAGCACGCCTTCGCCTCCCCCATGGACCTGGTCGCCTCGGACGAGATCGACCTGGTCGTGGTCACGGTCAAGGTGCCCTACCACTTCGAGCTGGTCTCCGCCGCGTTGAACGCGGGCAAGAACGTGCATTGCGAGTGGCCGCTGGGCAACGGTCTGGAAGAGGCCCGCAAGCTGGCCGCCCTGGCCGAGGAGAAAGGCGTGGTCGCCACCGTGGGCACGCAGATGCGCGCCGCCGTGGAGGTCAAATACCTGAGCAAGCTGATCGCCGACGGCTTTGTGGGCGAGGTGCTCTCCTCGACCCTCGTGGCCGACGCGGGCGGCTGGGGGCCGGAAACGGTCGCCGATCTGGCCTACCTCAACGACAAGAGCACGGGCGCGACCATGCTGACCATCCCGTTCGGGCACACCCTGGCGGGCGTGCGCGACGTGCTCGGCGAGTTCAAGGACATCGCCGGTCGCATGATCATCGTGCGCGACAAGGTCAAGGTGACCGACACCGGCGAGACCCTGACCTCCACCTCCGAGGACCAGATCATGGTCAACGGTGTGTTCGAGAGCGGCGCGGCCTTCTCCGCCCATTATCGCGGCGGCATGTCCCGGGGGACCAACTTCCTCTGGGAGATCAACGGCACCGAGGGCGACATCCAGGTCAAGGCCGGTTTCGGCCACGGCCAGATGGCCCAGCTCTCCCTGTTCGGCGTACACGGCGACGAGACCGAGATGCAGCCCCTGACCGTTCCGGCCGAGCTGTACGAAGGCCGTCCCGAAGAGGTCATCCCGCGCAACGTCGGCGGCATCTACGCCCTGGTAGCCCAGGACATCAAGAACAACACCCGCAACGCGCCCAGCTTTGCGGACGCCGTCAAGCTGCATGAGCTGCTCGACGCCATCGAGCAGACCTCGGAAAAGGCTGCCCAACGGTAAGGCTTTTGCCCGATCCTCCGATTTCGGAGGATCGGGCAATCTTCCAAGAGGATTGCCCAAAACGTCCCCGAAAAGGCGATGTATAGGAAACAGAGATTGCGAAACAACTTACTAAAGAACGTATTCGTGATATGTCTCGTCATAATGGGCCTCGTCCATGTCCCGAACGCCAGTGCGGCAGCCGGGGACCAAGGCGTTCACGAAGGAGCAAAGAAAATGTCAGAGAAAACGACCGATATTCAACTTGTCGTCGGCGAGACCGTGATCCCCGCGGTGCTCAACGACAGCAAACCGGCACAGGCGCTGCTGGCCAAACTGCCCTACACCGTGCGGCTGCAGCGCTACGAACACGATTTTTGCGGAGTCATGAGCGACTCGCTGCCCTATGACAAGACCAGCCTGCGTAGCGGCTGGAAGAACGGCGACATCGCCTATGCCGTGGACGGGAACTACTTCGCCATCCTTTACAAGGACGAAGAGATCTCCCAGCAGTTCGACGGCATGGTCACCATGGGTGCCCTGGACTGCCCGCCGTCTGTCATGGAGACCCTGGACGGAAGCATCTCCGTCAAAATCGAACTGAAGAAATAACCCGCCGCCCACCCGGCCGCGGACAAACAAGCAAGAACAACACAAGGAGATTCATCATGAGCGATACCTTCAAGGGAGACGGCATCTTCCCCAAAGGGGCCCTGAACGAGGCCTATGCCGCATATTTCACCGGCACCAGCTATCTTGAAATGCTTTCCACCGAAGGCGTGTACATCGGCAACGTCACCTTCGAGCCCGGCTGTCGCAACTTCTGGCACATCCACCACAAGGGCGGACAGATCCTGCTCGTGACCGCCGGACGCGGCTGGTACCAGGAAGCAGGCAAGCCCGCTCGTGAACTGCACCCCGGCGACGTGGTCAACATCGCCCCCGAGACCAAGCACTGGCACGGCGCGGCCAAGGATTCCTGGTTCGCCCACGTGGCCGTCGAGGTCCCGGCCGAAGGCAAGTCCAACGAATGGCTGGAGCCGGTATCCGACGAAGAGTACGACGCCCTGGATTAATCTTCCGGCGCTGTTCGTCCCCCGATTTTCGCCGACCATGAGGTCGGCGGCACCAACCGGGCAACTCCTTCGCGGGTCTCGCAGTGCTCTCCCTGTGGGGGAATCCGGATCAACAAAAAGGAGCATGCAATGAAAAAACTGATTCTGATCATGGCCGTGCTGGCCTTCGCCGCCGTGGCGTACGCCGAGCAGGGCCAGGTGGCCTATCTGCAGGGAACGCAAAAGTCCTTCAAGGGTCCCGCCGAGTACTTCACCGGCGACGTGACCGTGGACATGCTGTTCCCGCCCAACGAAACGGCCCAATACTCGGGCGCGTACGTTACCTTCCAGCCCGGCGCCAGGACCAACTGGCACCTGCACCCGGCCGGACAGCACATGATCGTGACCGACGGCGTGGCCCTTACCGGCACGCGCGACGGCAAGGTCATCGAGTTCCATGAAGGGGAGACCGTGTGGTGCCCGGTGGGCGTTGACCACTGGCACGGCGCGACCCCGGACGCTCCCATGACACACCTCGTGATCTCCGGAGTGAAGGACGGCAAAGCCGTCGTCTGGAAGGAAAAGGTCACCGACGAACAATACATGAAGCGATAGGAGGCCGGTCATGCGAAACTGGAAACACTTCCCGTTCCTGATAGCCCTGACCCTGGTCCTCGCTTTCGCCGCAACAACGGAGGCAAGCGATATGAACAAGGAAACAACCCTCGACGCACGGCAGCAGGCCATCGTGACCATCGCCGCCTTTACCACCACCGGCGACGTGGAACGGCTCAAACCGGCCCTGAACGAAGGGCTGGATGCCGGAATGACCGTCAACGAGGTCAAGGAAGTCCTCGTCCAGATGTATGCCTACGCGGGCTTTCCCCGCAGCCTAGGCGGCATCTGGACCTTCATGGGCGTGATGGACGAACGCAAGGCCAAGGGCATTGACGACGAAGTGGGCAAGGACGCCTCTCCGCTTCCGGCCAACTTCAACCGTGACGCCTACGGCGCCCGCGTGCGCGCCGACCTGTCCGGCCTGAAGGAAGTGCCGCCCGAAGACGCTCCGTACCAGAAATTTGCGCCGATCATCGACACGTACCTCAAGGAACACCTGTTCGCGGACATCTTCGCCCGCGACGTGCTGACCCATCAGGAACGCGAGCTGGCGACCATCGCCTGCCTGGCCAGCCTGGGCCGTGCCGAAGGACCGCTCAACTTCCATATGGGCGCGGCCATGAACACCGGCCTGTCCGAAGGCCAGATGCACGACTTCGTCAAGGTCCTCGACGCCAAGGTGGGCAAGGACGAGGCGCAAAGCGCGGACAAGGTACTCGCCAAGGTGCTCGAAGCCCGCAAGTAACCTGTTCAGGAAAAGACTCCCGGCGTGTTCGCTCCGGAGCGGCCCCCTGCCCCGGGGCGGACACGCATCTCAATCTTCAACGACGACGGATTATGAACAAGAAAATACTGATTATTTCGGCCAGCCCCAGGAAAAACGCCAACTCCGACATCCTGTGCGAGGAATTTATGCGTGGGGCGCGAGAGGCAGGCCATCAGGCGGAAAAGATTCGTCTGGCAGAGCATCACATCAATTACTGCACCGGGTGCTGCGCATGCATCAACCACCCCGGGGCGTGCGTCCAGAAGGACGACATGAACGTGATCCTGGAGCAAATCCTTGAGGCCGACGTACTGGTTCTGGCCAGCCCGGTCTATTTCCGTTCCTTCAACGGCCAGATGAAGACGTTCATGGACAGGGTCTGTCCCATCTATCCCCTGATTCACGACAAGGACGTCTATTTCATCGCGTCCGCAGCTGGCGGCAGCTTCCCGGTGGAAAGCACCTTCAAGAGCTACCGCGTCTTCACCGACTGTCTGGACGTCACCGAAAAGGGAACCGTGGCCGTGACGGGCCTGTGGGAAGCGGGCGGCGCCAAGGGCTCCTCCGCATGCAAAAAGGCCTACGAACTGGGCCTGAACGCGTAAGAAAAGAGGCCGCCATGTGCGACGACAGGGACACTGAAGTGATTTCACCAGAGCGGCGCGAGCTGCTCAAGGCGGGCATAGCCATGGCCGCCGCCCCTGTCGTGGCCGTGGTGGCCGCCGCCGGACCGGCACAGGCGCAGACCGGCCCGGATAAAACGATCAAGAACGTATTGATCATCTCGGCCAGCCCCCGGGACGAAGGCAACTCCGACATCCTGTGCGACGAGTTCCTGCGCGGAGCCGTCGAGGCCGGGCACCGGGCCGAGAAGATCCGCCTGTCCGACCAGAACATCAACTTCTGTACGGGATGTTGCGCCTGCATCTCCGATCCGGGTTCCTGCGTGCAGGACGACGACATGGCTCCCATCCTGAAGAAGGCGCTGGATGCGGACGTACTGGTTCTGGCCAGCCCGGTCTATTTTTTGACCTTCAACGCCCGGATGAAAAATTTCATCGACCGGTTCTGCCCCATCTACACCATGGTCCGCGATCTGGACGTCTATTTCATTGCTTCGGCAGCGGGCGGCAAACGGTCCATAGACAGCATCGTGGACGGATACAGGGTCTTCACCGGCTGCCTGTACGGCGCGAGGGAACGGGGCGTGATCGCCTGCACCGGCGTCTGGGACGAGGGCGGCGTCAAGGGATCCCGCGCCCTGCGTGAAGCCTTTGATGCGGGCCGCAACGTCTAGGCGGGTGAAGCGATGAAAGACAACGGATTTTCAAGGCGGGAGTTCATGGTCAAGGGAGCCGTCGGTCTCGGCCTGGCCGTCACAGTGGAACTGAGTGGGCTGGGCGGCGTCCTGAATACGCATGCCGTCAAGGCCCTGGCCGCCGAAGCGGCAAAGGAGAAGGCAATGCCCCATGTCAGCGTCAAACTCTGGCCCGGCCGATCGGAAGAGGACAAGAAACGACTCGCCGAGGCCATCGCGGACGACGTGGTCCGGTTCACCGGAGCCAGCCCGGCCTCGGTCTCGGTCTCCATTGAGGACATCCCGTCCAACGAGTGGAAGGAACGCGTCTACGACCCGGAAATCCGGGACAAGGCCGACATTTTGTACAAGAAACCCGGCTACTCGATGTAGGAGGACGACATGGATATCGTTGTCGGCCGTATGCTGCTGATCGCTCTCATCGCCCTGGCGGCGGCCTGTGTTCCGTCTACGGCCCTGGCCGCCGGAAACAACGGCGCGGAAAAGAACCCCCTTTCCCTGTCCGACAAGCGGGTGGAAATCTCCTCGCAGGGCAAAACCGCGACCTTTCAACTCTACGATACGGACGCCGCCCGCGAGTTCTACGATCAACTGCCCCAGACGCTGGACCTGTCCAACTTCCGCGACGCGCAGTGGATGTTCTACCCGCCCAAAAGGCTGAACGTGAAGCCCGAAGAAGCCTACCATGACGGGAAAAAAGGCGAGTTGAGCTACTACGAACCCTGGGGCGACGCGTTCATGCTCTACGAGGATTTTTACGCCGGTGATGAAATGCATCGCCTGGGCGTCGGGCTCAGCGGCGTTGACGGCATTCGTGAGATGTCCGGGACCGCCGTGATCCGCAAGATGAACTCCATCGAACAAAAGGAAGAAAAGACCATGCAGATAACCGTCAAAGCCAACGGCAAGACCATTGTTTTCGAACTCAATGACAGCCAGGCGGCCAAGGACCTTTACGCCCAGCTGCCGCTGGACATCGAAGTGGAGAACTACAGCAGCAACGAGAAGATCTACTACCCGCCCAAAAAGCTGGGCACGGCCAATACCCCGCTGGTCAAGGGAGCCAAGGCCGGCACCCTGGCCTACTACGCACCCTGGGGCGACGTGGTCATGTTCTACGGCACCTTCGGGTCCGCCTCGGGGCTGTACGAGCTCGGCAAAGCCGTACAAGGAGGCAATGACATCCCCTCCCTGAGCGGCACCCTGCGCATCGAGGCCAAGTAGGCTGCTACCATCTTAATTTACTGAATATCACGATCTCCTTCACAACGGTCCTTCGCCCGAAAAAGGGGTGAAGGGCCGTTGCGACGTTTCGCACTTCCGTAGGATCGGGCAAGAAATGAAGACGAATCGTCTACCAGTCCCTCCCGAATCCGCCCTATTATGACAACGTCCGGACCAAGGCCCGATAGGCAACGCCACCAGGCGTCCTCTAAAGCCTTGTGCTGTAAAAAAGACCGTAACGGAGACTTTTCCAATGGAACAATTCAATGCGGGGTGGCTCTCGCTGCTGCCCCCGTGCATCACCATCATACTGGCCCTGCGGACCAAGGAGATCGTCTCCTCGCTGTTCGTCGGGGTCCTGGCAGGCTCGCTCATCTACTGCGTGGGCATAGGCAACACGCCCTACCCGCTGAAGACCGTGGAAGTCGCCTTCCAGCTCATCGTCTCCAAGGTGGACTTCAACGTCATCGTCTTCGGCTCCCTGCTCGGTTCCCTCATCTATCTGGTGGCGGCCACGGGCGGAACCAACGCCTACGCGAGATGGGCGACCCGGCGCATCAAGAGCAAACGCAGCGCCCTGCTGGCCACCACCGGGCTGGGCGTGGTCATGTTCATCGACGACTATTTCAACTGTTTGTCCGTGGGCACCGTGATGCAGCCGGTCACTGACAAATTCCGCATCTCCCGGGCCAAGCTCGCCTACATCATCGACACCACGGCGGCCCCCATCTGCATCATCGCCCCCCTGTCCAGCTGGGCCGTGGGCGTGGGCAGCAACATCAAGACCACCGGCGTGTTCCAGAGCGACTTCGCCGCCTTCGTGGCCACCATCCCCTGGAACTTCTACGCCCTGTTCTCCCTGCTGGTTGTCGTGCTGGTCAGCTGGGGCGGATTCGATTTCGGCCCCATGCGCCGGGAGGAGTCTCGCGCCCAGGCCAACGGCTCGGCTCCCGAGAACGGTGAGACGGGACAGGCCGAAGCGGCAGCCCTGACGGACGGGGGCCACATGATCGACATGCTCCTGCCCATCGGCAGCCTGATCCTCTTCGCGGTCCTGGCCCTGCTCTACACCGGCGGGTATTGGGGCGACGACCCGAGCCGCCACACCATCGCCACGGCACTGGGTAACTGCGACGCGGGCCGCGCGCTGGTTCTGGCCTCCTTCGGGGCTCTGGCCGTGGCCTTCCTCCTGTTCGTACCCCGCAAGGTCCTGACCCTCACCGAGTT is a genomic window of uncultured Pseudodesulfovibrio sp. containing:
- a CDS encoding alpha/beta hydrolase, with translation MKFTALVTKTMKTALSVLTLVLAANLAYAEEDMTWDKTFKLSDKVIHEKVSYPNRYGITLSADMYMPKDMDKSKKYPALVVGTPYGGVKEQGAGIYAQTMAERGFVAIAFDESFNGESGGEPRHISSPEIFSEDFSAGVDFLGTRPFVDRERIGAIGICGSGGFSLKAAQVDQRIKAVATASMYDMSRVIRNGWEDSMTDEERTKTLTELGEQRWKDFENGTPMLPEGFPSEAVDSIPEGLDPISSEFWEYYAMPRGHHPRSHGPFTATSNMAFTNFPLLNYIDTISPRPILFIMGENAHSRYFTEDAYKAAKEPKELVIVPGARHIDLYDRTDMIPFDKLEDFFTKAL
- a CDS encoding Gfo/Idh/MocA family oxidoreductase, translating into MSKIKVGFIGLNPDSHWASTAHIPALKSLADDFEVVGVANSTEESSKRTAEALNLKHAFASPMDLVASDEIDLVVVTVKVPYHFELVSAALNAGKNVHCEWPLGNGLEEARKLAALAEEKGVVATVGTQMRAAVEVKYLSKLIADGFVGEVLSSTLVADAGGWGPETVADLAYLNDKSTGATMLTIPFGHTLAGVRDVLGEFKDIAGRMIIVRDKVKVTDTGETLTSTSEDQIMVNGVFESGAAFSAHYRGGMSRGTNFLWEINGTEGDIQVKAGFGHGQMAQLSLFGVHGDETEMQPLTVPAELYEGRPEEVIPRNVGGIYALVAQDIKNNTRNAPSFADAVKLHELLDAIEQTSEKAAQR
- a CDS encoding flavodoxin family protein, whose translation is MNKKILIISASPRKNANSDILCEEFMRGAREAGHQAEKIRLAEHHINYCTGCCACINHPGACVQKDDMNVILEQILEADVLVLASPVYFRSFNGQMKTFMDRVCPIYPLIHDKDVYFIASAAGGSFPVESTFKSYRVFTDCLDVTEKGTVAVTGLWEAGGAKGSSACKKAYELGLNA
- a CDS encoding iron-containing alcohol dehydrogenase; protein product: MNFEFQNPTRIVFGPDTLSRLGELVSEFGKKALIVTGGGSVKRSGTFDKVVESLKAAGVDYAECEGVEPNPRITSVARGADIVRKEGCDVIVAVGGGSVMDASKVISAAALYDGDPWDMILHGQEEVYVPTEALPVITVPTLAATGSEANCGAVITNEETKVKSFIQIPLLYPKVAVMDPALTVSVPKNQTAYGVCDLITHLTESYLNGADNTPIQDRLAEGVILTAMEWGPKAIADGNDVEARSQIMWAATVALIGWAQIGTNAPYPVHMMEHTVSAYHDITHAAGLAIINPAWMRFSAKSNTAKYVQFAERVFGLKAKSADDLDCALKGIDLFEEFLRSIDCPTRFSELGIDDKLFETYAKDTLKIVNDGQGNLPGIPPLSVDDMVAIFRSAL
- a CDS encoding DapH/DapD/GlmU-related protein, whose amino-acid sequence is MELKQLLELFDNGLPIEAGSDAHSLLVHYSNEAMRITAELNNSYQTPEQVRSLMTALTGREVDETFMLFPPFYSDFGKNIRIGKNVFINACCNFQDQGGITIKDGALIGHRVVMATVNHGFAPEKRQLNYPAPIVIGKNVWVGSSATILQGVTIGDDAIVAAGAVVTRDVAPGTIVGGVPARFIKTVDEAENEHQRHFE
- a CDS encoding Na+/H+ antiporter NhaC family protein, which produces MEQFNAGWLSLLPPCITIILALRTKEIVSSLFVGVLAGSLIYCVGIGNTPYPLKTVEVAFQLIVSKVDFNVIVFGSLLGSLIYLVAATGGTNAYARWATRRIKSKRSALLATTGLGVVMFIDDYFNCLSVGTVMQPVTDKFRISRAKLAYIIDTTAAPICIIAPLSSWAVGVGSNIKTTGVFQSDFAAFVATIPWNFYALFSLLVVVLVSWGGFDFGPMRREESRAQANGSAPENGETGQAEAAALTDGGHMIDMLLPIGSLILFAVLALLYTGGYWGDDPSRHTIATALGNCDAGRALVLASFGALAVAFLLFVPRKVLTLTEFMNGAVEGIKTMLPCVVVLVLAWAMGGLCRELLQTPQYIADMIGTGGNMVFALPLIFFALAGFLSFCTGTSWGTFGILIPIAVPVVQALDPSLVLVSLSAVLAGSVFGDHSSPISDTTILSSANAGCSLIDHVSTQMPYAVVAFIGSAVGYLIAGVTGGKLLPSLAAGLLATLFCLFILRRNSWVRATGQLNSNRQSQGMGEA
- a CDS encoding tautomerase family protein, whose amino-acid sequence is MKDNGFSRREFMVKGAVGLGLAVTVELSGLGGVLNTHAVKALAAEAAKEKAMPHVSVKLWPGRSEEDKKRLAEAIADDVVRFTGASPASVSVSIEDIPSNEWKERVYDPEIRDKADILYKKPGYSM
- a CDS encoding cyclophilin-like fold protein — protein: MDIVVGRMLLIALIALAAACVPSTALAAGNNGAEKNPLSLSDKRVEISSQGKTATFQLYDTDAAREFYDQLPQTLDLSNFRDAQWMFYPPKRLNVKPEEAYHDGKKGELSYYEPWGDAFMLYEDFYAGDEMHRLGVGLSGVDGIREMSGTAVIRKMNSIEQKEEKTMQITVKANGKTIVFELNDSQAAKDLYAQLPLDIEVENYSSNEKIYYPPKKLGTANTPLVKGAKAGTLAYYAPWGDVVMFYGTFGSASGLYELGKAVQGGNDIPSLSGTLRIEAK
- a CDS encoding cupin domain-containing protein, which codes for MSDTFKGDGIFPKGALNEAYAAYFTGTSYLEMLSTEGVYIGNVTFEPGCRNFWHIHHKGGQILLVTAGRGWYQEAGKPARELHPGDVVNIAPETKHWHGAAKDSWFAHVAVEVPAEGKSNEWLEPVSDEEYDALD
- a CDS encoding cyclophilin-like fold protein, translating into MSEKTTDIQLVVGETVIPAVLNDSKPAQALLAKLPYTVRLQRYEHDFCGVMSDSLPYDKTSLRSGWKNGDIAYAVDGNYFAILYKDEEISQQFDGMVTMGALDCPPSVMETLDGSISVKIELKK
- a CDS encoding carboxymuconolactone decarboxylase family protein, which gives rise to MRNWKHFPFLIALTLVLAFAATTEASDMNKETTLDARQQAIVTIAAFTTTGDVERLKPALNEGLDAGMTVNEVKEVLVQMYAYAGFPRSLGGIWTFMGVMDERKAKGIDDEVGKDASPLPANFNRDAYGARVRADLSGLKEVPPEDAPYQKFAPIIDTYLKEHLFADIFARDVLTHQERELATIACLASLGRAEGPLNFHMGAAMNTGLSEGQMHDFVKVLDAKVGKDEAQSADKVLAKVLEARK
- a CDS encoding flavodoxin family protein, whose product is MCDDRDTEVISPERRELLKAGIAMAAAPVVAVVAAAGPAQAQTGPDKTIKNVLIISASPRDEGNSDILCDEFLRGAVEAGHRAEKIRLSDQNINFCTGCCACISDPGSCVQDDDMAPILKKALDADVLVLASPVYFLTFNARMKNFIDRFCPIYTMVRDLDVYFIASAAGGKRSIDSIVDGYRVFTGCLYGARERGVIACTGVWDEGGVKGSRALREAFDAGRNV
- a CDS encoding cupin domain-containing protein; the protein is MKKLILIMAVLAFAAVAYAEQGQVAYLQGTQKSFKGPAEYFTGDVTVDMLFPPNETAQYSGAYVTFQPGARTNWHLHPAGQHMIVTDGVALTGTRDGKVIEFHEGETVWCPVGVDHWHGATPDAPMTHLVISGVKDGKAVVWKEKVTDEQYMKR